The Plasmodium sp. gorilla clade G2 genome assembly, chromosome: 3 region tgatatagaattttgaatatttaattaatatatatatatatatatatatatataatattttaattattaagcATAGCACATCTCAAGAGAAACTTCAAATAATAacaccaaaaaaaataaaacatataaataaatatacacataatattatatgtataaatatatattttttggggggggaaaaaaaaaaaaaaaaattaaaacgaCAAACTCTATAGGTTTAtggtaataaataaaaatatatatatatatataaatatataaatatataaatatataaatatatacatatatatatatatatatatatatatatatatatatatatatatatatataatatacatgtaATAACAAAATGTTCTTGAGAACGAACAGTTctaggttttttttttttttttaattttaataatgccttatggaaaaaaaaaaaaaaaaaaaaaatatatatatgtaaaatatatatatatataatatatatattatatatatgtagattttgtaaaaaaaaaaaaaaaaaaaaaaaaaaaggctAGAACTGGTTCCTCCTTATATGAAAagaggaaaaatatatataatatatatatatatatatatatatatatatgtatatatttttatttatttattcatatttatttttttatacacacattaaaaaaaaatctaatGAAGAATTGTTTTTCatgtattaaaataaaaatatatatccacatatttatatatatataatacatatatatatatatgtgtatttataatttttttatttggggtttaaagaaaaataggGGCACgcacaaaattattatatatatatatatatatatttaatatttataatatttgtatgtgTGCTCAttgacaaaataaaaataaaatataaacatatacaaaTATCAGATGGAatctaataaataaatataaaaaaaaaaaacaaaaaaaaaaaaaaaaaaggatgtatatgtaatattatatatattatgtatatgtttccatttttatatcattaaatatGTAGAAATTCCTCTGAAAAGAACTgtatctaaaaaaaaaaaaataatgtgtaccatcaattaaatatatatatatatatatatatatataataatttatttgaatgaaataattaaagaaaaaacaaaatttataattcaaaaatgtagatttttttttttttttttaatattattgcaaggtaaaaatataaagattatATGTTTGGATCGGGTTAAGtaaatattattagtatatatatatttaaaatgtataaggtattatgattttataaaatatatatatatatatatatatttatatatgatgaataaAAGATTGTTCTGTGGTAATTCTTtgtgtaataatattttatataataagtttataaataattttctgAGTCCATTAAATAtctcaaatttttttttttgtcatacGTAAAGTTCAAATgtataagtaatatatataaatatatataaagttatattgtaaataaaatggagactttattatcatcattaaagaaaagaaatatgtttaataatatatatggtaATACTTTTTCTacttatatgataaaaaatatttataatagtaataaaataaataattgtaattatgatggatataataatttcataaaaacattcaaaagatataaaatggTGAAGACTAGCTCTTATAGAAGAAAAGCAAGGAGCTCACCTAACGGACAAGGTCAAAAAGCTAAAATCGGAATTAAACGATTAAGTGGTGAATATGTGAGAACTGGACAAATGCTTGTTaaacaaagaaaaattatttgttttaattatgaaaataaaactagaagaagaaattttaaatattatccTGGAGAAAATGTTAAAGTTGCTAAAAATACTAGTCTCATCGCTTTAACCAATGGTCGAGTTAAATATACTTTTCATGttgtacataatatttttcttgttAATATAATACCAGAAGAATtagaagaattaaaagaacatgatttatatagatatagaACTGAACATGTAAAATCTTATGAAGAAAATAGAAGTCTAATCTATCTTAGAATGAAAAATCTTATTTCATTTCCAAAATTTAAACAAACACAATATATTAGACCACCTCTTAAACCTCAATTCTTaacaaaatatgatatatatgataaccCAACACTACAAAAGGTTCCTgtattatatcataaaaggaaataaaaaaataaaataaaataaaataaaaaaaaaatatttacaagTCAAACAAGTGAAATgtgtaataaatattatgtatagtTAAAAgtgaaaaaattttttttttttttttttttttttttttttttttttttttttttttctcattataaaaaacaactcaaaaaaattaaatataaacataaatataaatatatatatataaatatatatacatatatatgtatttttatttttatgtttatgtttCTTAATTATCGTCActtaaataatcataatagtattcattaaaaaaaattttattatatatataattaatctTTGTATGTTTAAATTTGTCTACATATTGTATGAAATCATTTCTGCTTATAtagaaattttttataaaatcttGTGTTTCTGAAGATGTTAgaagaataatattatgttctaggattttataattatgttcaaatataaaagaaaaagactTATAAGTATGTTGTTTAGATTCTTCactatttaataatatatgttcattatatgtatttattatattatatggttTAAATACATCtgtttcatttatattttcagaaaaaggaataatattcttcattatatatttaaatgtatctactttatttataatattaaatattatttgaataaatGCATAATCCTTTggtgataaaaatgataattcaaatatatgtTGTATAAATGACTgatgaatttttattaaatcataaAAGTTTTGAATCcttaaaattttttgaaaaaatataaaataatttttacaaatattcatatacattaaataatcatatataacatttattataaaatgcaTTTCTgatcttattttatataaatcatttaaaatgtcattaaatatttttatattttcaagaAATCTATTTATCTTCTTATaatgtataaaatttttatgaaatcctacatttatatatctttctTTAGTCATAAAAGAAACATTACATGTATTCTTTGTTATATAACATGCAcatgaatttatataatcttcattttcaaataaattattagctctaatattattaattatatgcatatatttaaaatccTTTTCTTTAAACGTTTCCTTCATTAGCAAATTCTCACTGCTTAGAGTGCTATTACTACTATGATGAGAATGTccatcattatatttataagaatgcccatcattatatttataagaatatacatcattatatttataagaatatacatcatcctttttataaatatcattcctaatcaaataattatccttatcattatcattatcatttttatcttcatatattctgaccttattattttttaacctTGCAaccttattattttttccacGTATATTTAAGCCCTCCCTCTTGAATGACTGGCcttttaattctttaaacTGAAAAATTGTAGGATGAGATAAAGTTgagaatattaaaaatatattattcaaatttgatatacaaaaatataataaggaTGTTAATCtataaatgttattataataattaaccACATTTTgatcaaaaaatattttcaaatatttaGGTACcttaattttaaaatgtatataaaaaaatattgttgATATAtctgtaaaaaatattttgtctttattcatacatttatttttcatattacaTGCTTTATAAAACTGtttgtttaaaaaatattgtataatctttttatttttattaaaaaatttattatcataacaaATATCACTATGATCCTCACTCTCTATTGTTGtgttcattattttattttttttattattatataatagactacataaaaaataatgattgtCAAGCATATCgtcaaataatatacatttcaataaatataagtatattaataaattcatatttattaaataagaatttaccaatattttatttgttatatcaaAGTGATATTTTATAGGGATATATATACttctataaataaaataatttatattttctatttccAAATTTCTTATAAAACTATAtctttcttctttatataaaatttttttttcattattatattgaaaaTCATCAGTcgcattttttaaaatttcacttttattattatgaacatatttcatattatcataatcattattacaataaatatattcattatccTCACTGTTATTATTACtctcatttttattactatCATCTTGTATGTATCCatcttttcttcttttcttttcacatgctttattattactatgcAAGCCAAATGAAAATTTATCTACacaattaaaattaaaagaatttattAACTTATTAGTGTCCTCATATACCATATCAAATTTTAACATTTCCTTTCTCATTCTTTCTTCATATCCACATTCTATATCTCTCATATTATGAGCGCTCGATAATGAATACAATTGTTCTATATCTTGaattacattattattattattttctttattataattcgATATATTGTCCTTATAAgtcaaattatttttttttttcatatttttcttttcatttgtatataaactattatttaatatatttaaatatgatgaacaggattttttttttttttctattttattttttattttattttttatgtttttattattaaaacattttcttaatattctattattcataatattcaaattatatttattatttattataattgttgttttattattttttttaatttttttttgggaatgttttaaatcttttaaaatatattctttgttattatatgaatatttatttattctatttttattttcttccttCTTATTCTTTCTTGTTTGAacttcatatatatcatttgcttcatttttttttggatcTATTTTTTGTCTTTCCTCAGAAGAAGGTTCACACTCTCTCTGTTCATACATATACATGCCTGTAACATGATTACTTagcatattataaaatatatcaaaatctttttttaattttttattaatattcgattttattttttcataagcAGCTTCACATTCCTTTTCATTATTCCAATATTTGATGAACACATTTTCgcatttatcattttttgttctgtttattttatatttgggGTTATTATGAAGTTGTAAGAAGCTAGCTATTTTGTTCATCGAGCTACAAAATAGTAAATTCACAACATCAGCATATTCATTAGAAATACTACATGTACTAGTAATATTAATCACATTATTTCtataactattattattattattttcatatatatttgtgcaTTTGTCATTTTCTGAATTGTCTTTTTTTGGAATGGCAAGAAAAAAATACTCTTCGCTAGCTACACGTAAAATGCTGGATAGCAACGctgaaatgaaataaaaaaataaaataaaataaaataaaatacatacatatatatatatatatatatatatatatatatatatatatacatttacatTTGTGTGAACCCATTTTTGTGTTGTCATACctgtattatatatcatgTCCATAGAATAACCCAAAAAGATCGGAagatatatacacacatcCGACATTAAATATTTAGGGTCGTAATACTTGTTTCCattatgataaataaaaaagaaatgagaAACTTCATttgaattaattatatactcgaaattataatctttatttatacccatatatacatatgtaaaaagaaaatgtaataatGGTTTCATCATTtctaaaaaaagaaacttaCATAATTTAGTAAGGTGTTTTTTTTCAGCATTCAcacaaatatgataataaaaataaatataatttaataattcattacCACGtggataaaaaaataaagaattgttatttatataattttggtttcttaataaattattttcttcttctttatttaatttattaatgtgtttatgtttattatatatcatcattCTATTATCCACGTTTAAAACGTTTTTAGATTcatctttttcatatttatataaatttacatttctatatatattattattattattaatcttattattattattattatgtttataacGAGACAAACCATATATAGCATTCGaaagattattataatctCTTATGAGTTTATTCTTTGtacacattttattattaacagATGATGAAAAcgataaattattatcatttgcattataaaaattaaaacgtTCTTTAAAAAACACACCCTTTcctttatcttttatataagatgaacaaagaaaatttaaaaattcaaTACAAtcacaatatttttttatacgtatatatatatggaaaggATTCTTTACATCTTtatcattaataatatttcttatttcattttcatatattaataaatattttctaatacaattaatatatgtaaaaaaaatattacctAATGGAATATGTTCATcttctataatatttttataatttattttcatctttttttttttttttatatatttttctttttcatatgtagcttttttattattacttgtGCCTTTTTTAACTCTGTTCAACTCTTCAAATGTAACtctttcattatttattatacccgtaaacacatatatgaatatttttatatatcttataaaaCTACCGATTCTTGAAAAATACATAAGGATATGcaaatatttttgataataaaaagtacagaaataattttgtaaAGGCTTAAAATAAAGACGTAGTTTATTtctgtttttcttttttaaccATATGGCTAGCTTGCtattaatacaaatgatatcTTTACTTATGTAAATACACgctgatttttttttataattcaaaGAATGCATATTTTTTTGGGCAGATTCTCCTAATAGGTATCCATCTTTTTTCAGTTCATTTTTGGAATCCTTACCCTGGAATCCATCCACATTTTTTACACTCtcaaaaatgtttatattttccacaatattttgtttgttcataatattttgcTTGTTCAGAATATTTTGCTTGTtcagaatattttttttgttcagaATATTTTGCTTGTTCAGAATATTTTGCTTGTTCAGAATATTTTGCTTGTtcagaatattttttttgttcagaatattttttttgttcagaatattttttttgttcagaatattttttttgttcataatattttttttttcctcaatattttttttgttcataatattttttttgttcagaatattttttttttccacattattttttttctctacACCTTTAATATATCCCTTGTCCCCCCTTTCTgcgttttttcttttaaacgTGTCTGATTTCATTCCagatacaaatatatttccttCGTATCCAAGAAGACAATTTAAAATATCCATTTTCCACATTTGGCAATCtttcttaatattttcatttttcttgttgtaattttttgatataaaatTACATATGCTTGTGAATCTATTGAATATTACAAATCTGTATTCATTAATTCTACTATTAAGACTATTAACAATATTAGCGTGTACAGATACATATATGCTATTAATTATTGTGAAGAAAgcgtttttatatttttcttttttagtgtgcatgataatattttttaatttttttaatacattaatATCGTTATCAAATGATTTTTTCCAGacaaaattttcattttttttaaaagttgAGATTAGAGATTTATTAGAACTGTTTAATGttctttcttttatttttcctctttctattatttttgttgttattttattattataagaagAACATGTGAGCATGTTCGTATTATCTGTAGGTGAATAATTTATGCacagaatattttttataaaatcatcatcatcatcatcatctttatatatatcatttttatgaaatgacaacattttatttttataataataattaaaaataaaactataCAACATTTGCTTGTTGTTCATATTAAAAGATCTATCTtgaataatatcattattaagaCAGAAAGGGTTTCCTGTTTCTTTATTGTTTAATAAAAAGATggatttatttttgttactattaatatatatattattcacacTGTTACAATAAttactataattattatatttaatataattattataatccaaatttatattattatcattgttATCATTTCgtattgatattattgaagaaaatatagtATTCAAGTTATTAAATGTGtcttcttttaatttgttttcaTATTCATTAAAATGTGTAGCTTCCATATTCATATTAGAAGAACGTATAGCTTgttgataattatatactaagatattattaatagtatcatattcatcatatatattatttttatttttttttgttgtaaatatatttattttttttaaaaaatattctttacattttgaagttatattatttaagtggtttatatttaataaaaattttcttgTATAAGAATTttgaaatgataaaataaaattacataatggtttatattttaaagtatctagatttataaaattcatttcattgaaatttatttttattggtatatataataataaattaaatgataataattgtatatttccaatattaatatcatcatcatttttatttattaaataaaaatattttctattcattatattattctcataattatatgagatattattcatatcttTCTTATAACTAGAACAATCTTCTATATTATGCCtacaattataattatataaatcattgtatatattattatgtgggtcttgtattttttcttcattatatgaattataattttcttttgtatccttataattataaatatcagataataaaaataaaagacgTAGAAATTTTTTATGACAAGTAAATTTTGGTAACACAAAatgtttgtttatttttaaactatctatgaaaaaataagatctcaataataaatataaacacaaaAAGTCaagataatatttattttttattaatatataacaacaatatatcatacatgtatataatttacttaaacaaaataatttattattcttataatcatttgtatattcacctatatcaaaaataaaaaaatttttattattattattattgtatatagATGATGGGATTATATTACTCTtgtcatcattatcattacaattaaaataattatcatcacaattaaaagtattatcattattgttattattatctacatttccatattttattttatttttttttttttctccataATATCTTTTTAGTAAATCATAATAACTACCATCACCTTTCGCATTCATATTAAGAATACATTGACCTGTTACATATTctacattataattatatttataattataaaacatatgaaaaagttcaaaattcttttttgtcttatataatatatttgaataaattatttcttttatttcgtATCTTaacttttttaaaagattttcatcatgtatattatatttaattaattcaaTATCACACCATATTTCAATACATTCTTGAAAAGATAAAGAAGAATctgtttttaatttaaaacaaGGTTTTCCCTTGTTTAAAcgtttattataaatatcgaacgttgtcattttttttttttttttttcttcctatttattcacaaaaaaaataaaataaaataaaataaaataaaataaataaatatatatatcatatacatATTGTATATGTCAACCTTTTCTCAAGTTGTGTAACATGTTATACACcttttctgtttttttttttttaaaagacaaaaaaaataaaaagcataaaaaaaataaaacgaTTAAACAAATAATCTGTTGACAAATTCTTCATAGGGTAGGTATGCAaacaataatttttttccacACTTCtatgaaatgaataaatacatataaaaaataaataaatgtatatatttatttttttttttctttatattttattttttcattttttattttccctATCCATTACAATTAATCCTAATTATTGTATAGAGAATTTTATAACataattatttcattttataaaaaaaaaaaaaaaaaaaaaaaaaaaaaaaataatatataattataatatatatatatatatatatatatttatttatttatgtttaatattttttattcatatttgtgttgatataaaatataaaaaaaataagaatataaaaaattgataAAACTGGGAATTGATCTTTACATATATGTGCTTTTtggttatattatttactagaatttattaagaaaaaaaaaaaataataaataaataaaatatcatatatataaatatatattgtatatatattaataatatatactttatatatgtatatatcatatataatttatttaatataacacatttaaaaaaaaaaaaaaaaaattaataaaataaatttcttttttttttttttttttttttttttttttttctttttcttttttttttccttattgtAACCATTTTATTAGTTTACATGTTAACAatgtaattatatgaaaatataaatgtttatatatttataaactttttttttttttgttttgttttgtttttattttattgttataaaaacatgtatatatatatatttttttgtatattcttATGTATGTCTATGGGTAAGTatactataaaaataaaatgaaaataaaaataaaaagtatatatatatataatatatttataatgtatatattatatatataatataaatatatatatataatatttgtatagataaataatttatattttaattattttatttttttttttttcatttttattttaaaaaggtTTGAGTAATATGTTTCGAGAGCATAATGTAATAACTCCAATGAAGATGAgatcttttattaataaaagtgTAAAAGtatgaattaataataataataatatatataaaatatatattatatatttatatatttttatatatttatatattgcatatatatattttttacttatTATGTGTAACTATTTTTGATATGCTTTCCCTCCCTATTttgtattaaaataaaacgactttttttttttttttttttttttttttttttttattaatccaAATTGTATTTACATATGAGAaacatatgaataaataaataaataaatatatgtttgtatgaataattatttacatatatatatacacatattatcttttcattatatcaatatttatttatttatttatttatttatttatttatttattcatttaatttttaatttttttaatttttttaattttttaatttttttcaatttttgcTCGCATTAGAGAGGCTTAATAATTTCATGTATATTTCGCAcgtttatgtatattatgaaatttcaaaagattttttttttttttttttaagatattCA contains the following coding sequences:
- a CDS encoding mitochondrial ribosomal protein L27 precursor, putative, whose amino-acid sequence is METLLSSLKKRNMFNNIYGNTFSTYMIKNIYNSNKINNCNYDGYNNFIKTFKRYKMVKTSSYRRKARSSPNGQGQKAKIGIKRLSGEYVRTGQMLVKQRKIICFNYENKTRRRNFKYYPGENVKVAKNTSLIALTNGRVKYTFHVVHNIFLVNIIPEELEELKEHDLYRYRTEHVKSYEENRSLIYLRMKNLISFPKFKQTQYIRPPLKPQFLTKYDIYDNPTLQKVPVLYHKRK